Within Pseudomonas alloputida, the genomic segment AGCGCCCCGAGCCCAAGGTGTTCAGGCTGGCCCTGGAGGTGCTGGGCAAGTCGTGCGATGGGCGTGCGTTCGAGCTCAAGGAGGTGGCCAGCGGCTATCGCCTGCAGATTCGCGAGGATTATGCCCCTTGGGTCGGGCGCCTGTGGGAAGAGCGCCCGCAGCGCTATTCGCGAGCGCTGCTTGAGACACTGGCCCTGATTGCCTACCGCCAGCCGATCACCCGTGGTGAAATCGAGGACGTGCGGGGCGTTGCGGTGAACAGCAATATCATCAAGACCATGATGGAGCGCGAGTGGATTCGCGTGGTCGGCTACCGCGAAGTGCCCGGGCGGCCGGCGATGTTCGCCACCACCAAGGCGTTTCTCGATCATTTCAACCTCAAGAGCCTTGAGGACCTGCCGGCCTTGGCCGAGCTGCGCGAAATGGAACCAGCGCCGCAACTTGACCCGGATGATGCGCCGGTGCCTGCGCACCTGCAGGCGTTGGCGGATGCCAGCCTTGGGGACGAGGAGGTTGGTGAGCCGAAAGAGGAGACCAGCTTCCGTAGCCTGTTGGTGGAGCTGGATGCCATGGAAGACGGTTTGAAAACCGATTTTGATGATCTGCGGGGAGAGGAGCCTGAGCCTCCGGTGGAGGAGGAGATCAAGGCTCAGCCCTGATTGATCTGCTGCCTGTGCTGGCCTCTTCGCGGGCAAGCCCGCTCCCACAGGGGTATCACAGGCCCCGAAGGTTGCGCGAACATGTAGGAGCGGGCGTGCCCGCGAAGAGGCCAGCACAAAGCCCACTGGGCAGAAAATCATGCCCAGCCCCACAAAACCCTCTACCCTCCAGTGCGTTCCCCTGATGAACCGCGTATGATGCGCGGCCTTTTGGCGCGTTCGTCGCCAGAAACCTGTTTTCATTCCTACACCGGGAGGTGCCCAGATGAGTGAGCAAGACCTGAAAGAAACCGAAATCACCCCGCCATCCGGCGAAAAGCTGCAGAAAGTGCTGGCGCGCATTGGCGTGGGCTCGCGGCGTGACGTCGAGGCCTGGATCAGCCAGGGTCGCATCAAGGTCAACGGCGTCGAGGCCACCCTTGGCCAGCGCGTCGACCTGCACGACGCCATCGCCGTCGACGGCAAGCTGATCAAGCGCGAGGAGGCCGCCGAGGCCACCCGCCGGGTGATCATGTACAACAAACCCGACGGCGAAATCTGCACCCGTGACGACCCGGAAGGGCGCCCGACCGTGTTCGACCGCTTGCCACGGCCAAAAGAAGGCCGCTGGATCAACATCGGCCGCCTCGACATCAACACCACTGGCTTGCTGCTGTTCACCACCGACGGTGAACTGGCCAACCGCCTGATGCACCCATCCTACGAGATGGACCGTGAGTACGCGGTACGTGTGCGTGGTGAAGTCGACGACGAGATGATCGAGCGCCTGAAAGCCGGCGTAATGCTGGAGGACGGCCCGGCCAAGTTCACCGATATCCAGAAGGCACCGGGTGGCGAAGGCTTCAACCACTGGTACCACTGCGTGGTGATGGAGGGTCGTAACCGTGAGGTGCGTCGCCTGTGGGAATCCCAGGGCATGGTGGTCAGCCGCCTGAAGCGTGTGCGTTTCGGCCCGGTGTTCCTCAATTCTGACCTGCCGATGGGCCGCTGGCGCGAAATGACCCAGGGCGAAATCGACATCCTCGCCGCCGAAGTGGGCCTGCAGCCGGTCGCGCTGCCAGCCATGAAGCTCAAGGCCAAGGACAAGATGGAGCGCCTGCAGCGCAAGTCGACCCGCCCGCTGGGCCGTGGCGAGCGCGTGCGCAACCTGCGCCCGGCCCACGAAGGTGCCGCTACTGGCGAACGCCCGGCGCGTCAGCCGCGTGAAGAAGCGCCGCGCAAACCCACCCGTGGCAGCACGGTGGCTGAGCGCCCGAGCGAGATGCGCAAGCGTCCGGGCAAACCTGATGGCGACAAGCCGGCAGGCCGTGGTCGCGGCAAGCCGCGTGGCTAATAAGCCAGTGTGGTCATCAAGGAACCAGCCTTCGGGCTGGTTTTTTTATGCCTGCGGGAATGTGGACCAAGCCCAAGATATTGAACAAAAAGAATTTTTCGGACGACTGGCAAGTTCTTGAACCGCCTTGTAAAGAAATCTGTACGAATGTGGCCGTTTTCAGTCCGCATTTCAGATCAAGCCCGATCTTGTAAACAAACCTTGCCGGCGCCCCTGTGCCAAAGCCGTCGCCATGGCGCCAGCCACCCTTGCCCAAACCCCCGTCCCCACGGTGTTATAGCCGCCATTGCCTTGTGCAGGAGCCCGTCCAGAGAGCCGGGCTGACAAAACAACAAATGGAGGCGCCATGTACGCCGATCACTTCGCCTTTGAAGGCCTGTACCACAGGAACGCTGCGTTTTTTCCCGAGGAAACGATGCAACGCGTTGACGCCTGCGCGTTTGCAGGGGTATACAGTGCGCCGCGTTTTACCTGTGACCCTCTTGCGTACCGCGCACTCTTGATCACGCCTGGTTGACCCGCTCCGGCGGCACCTGAGGTCAAGAAACCCAAGGTAACCACCTTGCCCATTCCGCTGCGCCACGAGCGCGGTGGGTCCGATTCCGTCACAGATAAAAACAATGCAGGTGACTTCGTTCATGAGTGGACAAAACATGCATTCAGGCGAGCTAAAGCGGGGCCTGAAGAACCGCCATATCCAGTTGATCGCCCTCGGCGGTGCGATTGGTACCGGCCTGTTCCTCGGCTCGGCAGGCGTGATGAAATCCGCCGGCCCGTCGATGATCCTTGGCTACGCGATCTGCGGCTTCATCGCCTTCATGATCATGCGCCAGCTGGGTGAAATGATCGTCGAAGAGCCGGTGGCCGGCTCGTTCAGCCATTTCGCCCACACCTACTGGGGTGGGTTCGCCGGCTTCCTGTCGGGCTGGAACTGCTGGGTGCTGTATATCCTGGTGGGGATGTCGGAGCTTTCGGCGGTCGGCAAGTATGTTCACTACTGGTGGCCGGAGATCCCCACCTGGGTCACGGCGGCAGCCTTCTTCGTGCTGATCAACGCCATCAACCTGATGAACGTGAAGTTCTTCGGTGAAGCCGAATTCTGGTTCGCCATCATCAAAGTGGTCGCCATCGTCAGCATGATCGGCCTGGGTGCCTACCTGCTGACCAGCGGCAGCGGCGGCCCTGAAGCCACCGTGGCCAACCTGTGGACACACGGCGGCTTCTTCCCCAACGGCGTCAGCGGGCTGGTAATGGCCTTGGCTTTCATCATGTTTTCCTTTGGTGGCCTGGAAATGCTCGGCTTCACCGCCGCCGAGGCCGACAAGCCAAAGACCGTGATCCCCAAAGCGATCAACCAGGTCATCTACCGCATCCTGATTTTCTATGTCGGTGCGTTGGTGGTGCTGCTGTCGCTGACCCCGTGGGACAACCTGGTCGCCAGCATCGACGCCTCGGGTGGCAGCTACGGCAGCAGCCCGTTCGTGCAAGTGTTCTCGCTGCTGGGCAGTGACGTGGCTGCCAACCTGCTGAACTTCGTGGTGCTGACTGCGGCGCTGTCGGTGTACAACAGCGGCACCTACTGCAACGCCCGCATGCTGCTGGGTATGGCCGAGCAGGGCGATGCCCCGGCGTCGCTGGCCAAGGTCGACAAGCGGGGCGTGCCAGTGCGTTCGATCCTGGTGTCGGCTGCCGTGACCTTCGTCGCCGTGCTGCTGAACTACCTGATGCCGCAAAACGCGCTGGAACTGCTGATGTCGCTGGTCGTGGCCACCCTGGTGATCAACTGGGCGATGATCAGCTACTCGCACCTGAAGTTCCGTCAGCACCTCGACCGTACCGGCCAGAAACCGCTGTTCAAGGCGCTGTGGTACCCGTACGGCAACTATGTGGTGCTGGCTTTCGTGGTGCTGATTCTGGGCATCATGCTGATGATCCCGGGTATCCAGGTGTCGGTGTATGCAATCCCGGTGTGGCTGCTTGCAATGTTGGTGGTGTACATGGTCAAGTCGCGTCGCCAGGTGAATGCGGGCGGTGCTGTTGAGACTGTGGCCAAGTAAGGCGCCATAGGCGGTATGTGAAAACCCGGAGTCAGGTGACTGGCTTCGGGTTTTTTGTTTCACGATGACTCCAGCCCGGTAGTTCGCTGGACTGCGACGTAGCCCGATACAGCAGGTTTATCAATAGCTTACGCGCTTCCATCATATGCCGGTGCTTTCTGAAACTTGACCCGGTTCTCCCTCGCGCCGCTCCTATCTGGCTCCTGGAATCCGGGTCGTTCCAAGGAGTCATCATGGCAAAGATCAAGCTCACCAAGACCGCCGTAGAGTCGGCGCAACCCCAGGCGAAGGACATCGAACTACGGGATACCGTCGTGCCCGGCTTCCTTTGCAAGATTACCTCGACGGGACGCCGGGTGTTCATGCTCCAGTACCGCACGAACTCTGGCCAGCCCCGCAAGCCCTCGCTGGGACTCTACGGGGAGCTAACCGTCGAACAGGCGCGGGTCAAAGCGCAGGACTGGCTGGCCGAGGTTCGCCGGGGTGGTGATCCCGGCGGTGCCAAGGCCGAGGCGCGCAAGGCGCCCACGATGGCCGAGTTGTGCAAAAAGTTCATGGAGGACTACTCCAAGAAGCGCAACAAGGTCAGCACGCAGGACGGCTACCAGGGCGTCATCGACCGCAACATCATCCCGCTGCTGGGCCGCAAGAAGGTGCATGACGTGAAGCGGCCCGACATTGCGGGGCTCATGGAAAAGCTGGCCTACAAGCCGACCGAGGCCAACAAGACCTTCGGCGTGCTGCGCAAGATGTTCAACTTGGCCGAAGTCTGGGGCTTCCGCCCGGACGGCACGAATCCGTGCCGCCACGTCCCGATGTACCCGCCGGGCAAGGAAACCCGGCTCATCGTGGACGAGGAAATGGTGCGGATCTTCCGCCAGTTGGAGAAACTGGAGGCGGAGGGGCTGGAGAACTACGTCATCCCGTTGGCGATCCGGCTGCAATTCGAGTTTGCGGCGCGGCGCTCCGAAATCTGCCCGCTCGAATGGAGCTGGCTGGACTTCGAGAACCGGCGCGTGGTGTGGCCCGACAGCAAGGTTGGCGGCATTTCCAAGCCCATGAGCGAGGAAGCCTATCGGCTGCTTTCGACGGCGCCGCGTCTGGAAGGCTGCCCTTACGTCCTGCCGTCGCCGAACGACCCGGCCAAGCACCTGACCTTTGGCGAGCACTATGGCGGCTGGTGCCGGACGCTCAAGGCCGCCAGCGTGCCGCACGTAGGCACGCACGGCATCCGTCATCGCTCGACCACCGACATTGCCAATTCCGGTGTGCCGACCAAAGTGGGAATGAAGCTGACGGGCCACAAGACCGTGGCGATGTTCATGCACTACGTCCACACCGAGGACAAGCCGGTGCGCGAGGCGGCCGAGCTGGTGGCCAGCCGCCGCCAAGCCATCACGGGCGCGCGGCAGCTTGCGGAGGCGGTGGCATGAACGGGCGCCGGCCATCAGCAGCATCGCTCGCAGCGCCCGCGGCGCTGCTGGGCGACATTCGGGCACTGATCGAGGCGGCGCGCTTGCGCGCCGCCTCGACGGTGAATAGCGAGCTTACGATGCTCTACTGGCGCATCGGCCAACGCATCCACACGCAGGTCTTGGACAGGCGCCGGGGCGCCTACGGCAAGGAAGTTCTGCCCACCTTGGCTGCGCAGTTGGTGGAGGAGTACGGCAGCAGCTTTGCAGAGCAGAACTTGCGCCGCATGGTGCAGTTCGCCGCCACCTTCCCCGACGAGCGAATTCTCGTATCACTGATACGAGAATTGAGCTGGACGCACTTCATCGCCCTGATGCCGCTGAAAGACCCGCTCCAGCGGGACTACTACGCACAGATGGCCAGCACCCAACGCTGGAGCGTGCGGACGCTGCGCGAGCGTATCGACTCGATGCTGTACGAGCGCACGGCGCTTTCCCAAAAGCCGGAAGAAACCATAGCGCAGGAGTTGGCGACCCTGCGCGATGCGCAGCGCATGTCGCCGGCCCTGGTCATGCGCGACCCGTACATCCTCGACTTCCTGGGCCTGCGGGACACTTGGCAGGAAGGCGACTTGGAAGCGGCGATCATCCGTGAAATGGAGTCCTTCCTGCTGGAGCTGGGCGCGGGCTTCTCATTCGTCGCCCGGCAGAAGCGCATTCCGATCGACGACGAGGATTTCCACCTTGACCTTCTGTTCTACAACCGCAAGCTGCGGCGGCTGGTTGCGGTGGAGTTGAAGGTAGGTGACTTCAAGGCGGCCTACAAAGGGCAGATGGAGCTTTACCTTCGGTGGCTAGACAAGCACGAACGGGAGCCGGAGGAAGCCTCGCCGCTCGGGATCATCCTTTGCACCGGCAAGAAGCGCGAGCAGATCGAATTGCTGGAGCTGGACAAGTCCGGCATCCACGTTGCCGAGTATCTGACCGCCTTGCCGCCGAGGGGCGTGCTGGTGGAGCGGCTGCAACAGGCAACGCAACGGGCGCAGTTGCAAATCGAGCAGCGCAAGACGGACAACGAGTAGTCCTGTCCCAAGCAGTCGGGCGTCCCGGCGTGCCGCCGTCGCGCTGTCGTGCTGCGCATCGAGCTTCGCTGCGCGAGTCTCGCCCCTGTCGGGCTTCCATCACTGACGCCTCCGTCCCGGCTCGTTGATCCGGGCCTGCGCGCTCCGCTTGCCAAAAATCGACTCTGTGCAGTGGGCGGGTGTGGGCGGTCTTGCTGTTCCCTTCACCGTATCACGGCGTTCTCGCCGTCAAGGGCGGCGCGCGCCATGCGCGCTTGCGTCCTGGCGGCCGTCTGCGACCCCTGACTGCTTGCGCTGCGCCGTGCTGCCGCCGGTTCCGGGCAATTCCGCCCGAGCAACCGGAGCACGATCATGTCGCAACTGTCCTTTCCCTCGTTCGATTCCTGTCTGCTGGTGCGCGACGCGCACGGGCGCTATCTACCGGCATCGGCCGACGACATTCTGGAAGCTGCGCGCCAGGTCATTGACCGGAAAATGCGGCGCGGAGCAGAGTTCACTTCGCCGGCGGCGGTCAAGGAATACTTGCGTACAAAGTTGGCCAGCTTCGAGCATGAGGTGTTCGTAGTGCTGTTCATGGATACGCGCCATCGTCTGATCGAATACAGGGAGATGTTCCACGGCACTATTGACGGTGCGTCGGTGTATCCGCGCGAAGTGGTCAAGGAGGCGCTGCGGCTCAATGCGGCGGCGGTCGTCGTTTCGCACAACCATCCGAGCGGAAACCCCGAGCCGAGCGCGGCTGACCGGGCGCTGACCCAGCGGCTCAAGGAAGCGTTGGGTCTGGTGGACGTGCGCGTGCTCGATCACATCATCGTTGCGGGCAACGAAACGGCATCGTTCGCCGAGCATGGGCTGATCTAGCCCAAGGGGCTTCGGCCCCTTTTTGCTGCGCCTGGTGGCATAGCTATGGCCCTCGCGGCCTGATGCTCAGGCCGTCGCAACCTGAATCATCTCGTCGTAATGTTTCTTGTCCACCTCTTCCAGCCACTGGAAGATGTTCCCGATGACGCTGTGGCTTTCGCCTGCCAAGTTTTCTGCGGATTCCTCTGTTATCTCAATAACGTCGCTATGTGAATACTTATTGATAAAGCGGTAGATTTTTTCTTTAAGCTCTGGTGTCGTGATGGTGCAATCTTTTAGGCCAGCCTCCATCAATTGACTAATGTCGCTTCGACGCCTTGGATATTTGAAGGTGAAAAACGATTCAACAAGCTTTCGGGCGAGGTTGGCGGTCAAGAACGCCTCATCTCGATTGAGTGTTGTGTGCGCCCTATATTCGTAGAGCTTCTTGAAGATATAGTGGTACTCGGAACCGTAGTTCTTGAGTGAGTCGTCGGCATCCACAAGTAGGGAGTGACGAGGGGAGCCAGGTGGCGCATCCAGGCGATAAAAGAAGCAATTCTCGGCGTTGCCTTTTTTGACTCGATTCCTATTGGTGCCAGTGAACCAGTCTCTCACTAGCTTAAAGTAAGTGAAGTTGTGAGTCAGCACAAAAAGTTGCTTGGCTTCAGTGCATTGCGTTCTCAAAAACGAGTAGGCGTGAAACAAGTGATTAGAATCAAAGCTTGAGACCGGATCGTCAACGACGACGATCGTATCCTTGATGTTATTTCCATTTTCTTTGAGCTTCGTGATGAAATAGACAAATGCAATCGCAGTTTTCTCACCTTCGCTCAAATTCCCATCGTGCTCACCAACCCCGTTTCTGATGATCTCATAGCCTTTCTTCTTCTGATTGAAGTTCAGGCAAAGCTCAGAGCGGCCAATGAAGCGATGCAGGATGTCATTGAACTCCTTTGCCCCGACCGTTTCATTCGAGAGCGCCGCTTCTATGGCTCCGACCTCTAGACTAATTTTTTCAATTTCCTTATGGTCGTTCTTTGCTTCTGACTCAAGGTCATTGCACTTCTTCTCACTTCCAGCATAGTCAAACTCTTGCACCTCAGCCGCAGCAAAGTGAAGCTCCAGTGCCACCTTGCTTTTTGAGGTCTCAGATTTGAAATTTGAAGTCTTATTGTTGTGCTTTCCAACGAGAGCAACAATCGATTTCAGGATGTCATTGAAATTGGTGACATCGTCTTCAACCACATCCGAGATCTGAATGTCTGTCTTCCCAGGGTCTGTGATCTTGGCCTTCAGGGCTTCCCGCCAGGCGTCGATTTGCTGGTCGATCTTTTCAGCAGCAGTTGCGTAGTCCTTTTGAAGCTTCTCTGCCTCGGCCGATAGTTCTTTATAAAACTCGGTCGATGCGGGAAACTGATTAGCTGGAGCGCCTTGAGATTCAATCCATGTCGCCGCGTTCTGAAGTCGGCTCTGAAACTCCGTGAACTCCTTGCTGAAGTGGGCAGCAAGCGCCTCGGCACGAAGCTGGGCGAACGGAGAGCCGCAGAACTCGCAGGATTGCGAGTCGTGGTTTTTATGGATTTCCAAGCCTGCTTGAACCCATTCGCGGATTTCCGGGTTATCGGTCAGCCGCTGGATTGCTTGATTGACCGCCGTAGTCCCAATCAAATCTCTGATGCGGCCCGCCGCTTTCTTAAAGTAGTCCGGCTCAATGGCCGTTGAGGCGAAAGCAATGCTTGGAAGCTGATCTGGCTTGGCGGCATTCGTAAGGTCGATAACCCTCTCATCTGGAAGAACCGACTCCGCCTTGATAATTGTCTCGCCGTTATTCTGTATGAAGTTGAAGAGCTTGCGGCGGTCGTAATTCAAGTAATAACTGTCGCTCGTATCAATCGCCTGAAGTCCAAGCTTCATTTTCTTGGCAGCATTGGTCAGGAACTTCTCTAATGCCTCACGCTGCTTCTTGATATCGCTTTGCTTGTCGTCGTGAGCCTTCTTTTTCGACTGAAGCTCGCTCTTCAGCTTCTCCAGCTTCTGCAAGTCATCAATCTTCTCTTTCGCAATAAGAAGGATGCTCTTTACGGATTTGTCCCAATCAATGTTCTCATGCACGAAGCGTTGATTGAAAACATGAATATTCAATTGGGATGAGTGGAGTGTGGATTCCGTGATCGTTGAGCCATCCTCCAGAACTACTGAAAATTGGCCCGTGCTGAAGCGGGGAACCATCGAGCGAAGCTCAAAGCAAGAGAATAGATTCGATAACGTTGACTTGCCTGTTCCATTCCAACCATAGACCAGGTTGTACCGGCCGAACTTTTGGATCTTCGTTCCATTGAAGTCGCTGAAGATTCCGAACTGTTTGAGGCGGTTGATGCAGACAATCATCTCTATATCTCCGTGTTCTTGCTTTCCCATCATTTGCTTGCGAAACAAATGGTAAACGAAGAGTCCTCTTGCGTCTCCGCTTCGCGGATCGCGCTGCTCCAGGTTCGCTAGTCGCTCATCCCTGGCGGGACTGGCTTCGCCAGCCTTCCGCATCGCTGACGCCTACGGCCCGGCTTCCAGCTTCGGGCCTGCGCGCTTCGCTTGCGTGCGGTCAGCACAAAGGGATGGCCGTTGCCTTGTCCAGCCGTCTCCCCTGACTTCATCACCTTACCCGCGACCGTAGCCCGCGACCGTGTGCCGTCAAGGCGCGCAGGGCCGTGTCCTCGGCTGCGCCTGCGGGCCGCACCAACCCTGCGCTTGGCTCCTTGACGGCCCCCGTCCGCGCGCTCCTTTGGGCGCGGGCGATGAACTCAGGAAAGACGGTGGCAACAGGGCCAACCGGGTTCCTCGTGCCGACCGCACCAAACAGCCGAAAGGCTGGGCTCCGAATCTAGAAATCCGGTGTGCGGTGTGAACAGCAAACCTCTTTTGTCAGGAGAAAGACCATGCAACTCGCATCCCGTTTCGCTTTCCGCTCCCCCTCGCTGCGCAGCGATTACCCGCTGTCCGACGACCAGATTCACCGCGTGGCCCCGTCCATCTTCGCGGATGCCCCGCACGAGAGCCGTTCGCAGCGGTACGCCTATATCCCCACCGCCGCCGTGCTGACCGAGCTTCGCAAAGAAGGCTTCCAGCCTTTCATGGTGACGCAAACCCGCGTGCGCGACGAAGGCAAGCGCGAGCACACCAAACACATGATTCGCTTGCGCCATGCCAGCCAGATCAACGGCGCGGAGGCCAACGAAATCGTGCTGCTGAACTCGCACGACGGCACCAGCAGCTATCAGATGCTGGCCGGAATGTTCCGGTTCGTGTGCAGCAATGGCCTTGTCTGCGGCAACACCGTGGCCGATGTGCGAGTGCCCCATAAAGGCGACGTGGCCGGTCTGGTCATTGAGGGGGCTTACGAAGTCTTGAGCGGTTTCGATCGGGTGAAGGAATCGCGCGATGCCATGCGCGGCATCACCTTGGACGATGGCGAATCCGAAGTGTTCGCCCGCGCCGCGCTCGCCCTCAAGTACGACGACCCCGACAAGCCCGCGCCCATCACGGAATCGCAAATCCTGATGCCGCGCCGCTTCGACGACCGCCGCCCCGACCTGTGGAGCGTGTTCAACCGCACCCAAGAAAACCTGACCCAAGGCGGGCTGCGTGGCCGCAGCGCCAACGGGCGCCGACAGCAAACCCGCCCGGTGCAGGGCATCGACCAAAACATCCGACTAAATCGCGCCCTCTGGCTGCTGGCCGATGGCATGCGCCAGTTGAAAGCCTGAATCCCCACGCGGCAGGGGCAGGCAGCAGCCCTTGTCGCTTTCTTCGCTGCTGCATCCCTGAACCGATAGGAGTTATCACCATGAACGCCGTTACCCAAACCGAAGCCCGCGCCATCAACACCGCCGCCGCTATCCCGCTGGAAGCCGCTGATCCGACCAAGAACCTGATTCTGGTTCCGCTGTCGCGGCTGGTGTCGCGTCCCACTGGCCGCAACGTGCGCAAGACCCCGCGCATGTCCATTCCCGAACTCGCCGCCAGCATCCAGCGTGTCGGCCTGCTGCAAAACCTCATCGTGATTGCCGCCGCCGATGGCGAGCATTACGAGGTCGTGGCCGGTGACCGTCGCCTCGCAGCGTTGAAGCTGCTGGCGAAAAAGCACCGCATTAGCAAGGAATGGGAGGTGCCTTGCCTGCTGGTGGCCGATGGCACCGCCCGCACGGCCAGCCTCACCGAGAACGTGCAGCGCGAAGCCATGCACCCCGCCGACCAGTTCGAGGCGTTCGCCGCGCTCGTGGCCGAAGGCCGCAGCATCGAGGACATTGCAGCGGATTTCAGCGTCACGCCGCTGGTGGTGCAGCGCCGTCTGAAACTCGCCAACGTGTCGCCGCGCCTGCTGGCCGACTACCGGGCCGAGGCCGTGAGCCTTGACCAGTTGATGGCCCTCGCCATCACCGACGACCATGCTGCGCAGGAAGCCGCGTTCTACGATGCGCCCACATG encodes:
- a CDS encoding DUF932 domain-containing protein; translation: MQLASRFAFRSPSLRSDYPLSDDQIHRVAPSIFADAPHESRSQRYAYIPTAAVLTELRKEGFQPFMVTQTRVRDEGKREHTKHMIRLRHASQINGAEANEIVLLNSHDGTSSYQMLAGMFRFVCSNGLVCGNTVADVRVPHKGDVAGLVIEGAYEVLSGFDRVKESRDAMRGITLDDGESEVFARAALALKYDDPDKPAPITESQILMPRRFDDRRPDLWSVFNRTQENLTQGGLRGRSANGRRQQTRPVQGIDQNIRLNRALWLLADGMRQLKA
- the radC gene encoding RadC family protein, with amino-acid sequence MSQLSFPSFDSCLLVRDAHGRYLPASADDILEAARQVIDRKMRRGAEFTSPAAVKEYLRTKLASFEHEVFVVLFMDTRHRLIEYREMFHGTIDGASVYPREVVKEALRLNAAAVVVSHNHPSGNPEPSAADRALTQRLKEALGLVDVRVLDHIIVAGNETASFAEHGLI
- a CDS encoding tyrosine-type recombinase/integrase, which encodes MAKIKLTKTAVESAQPQAKDIELRDTVVPGFLCKITSTGRRVFMLQYRTNSGQPRKPSLGLYGELTVEQARVKAQDWLAEVRRGGDPGGAKAEARKAPTMAELCKKFMEDYSKKRNKVSTQDGYQGVIDRNIIPLLGRKKVHDVKRPDIAGLMEKLAYKPTEANKTFGVLRKMFNLAEVWGFRPDGTNPCRHVPMYPPGKETRLIVDEEMVRIFRQLEKLEAEGLENYVIPLAIRLQFEFAARRSEICPLEWSWLDFENRRVVWPDSKVGGISKPMSEEAYRLLSTAPRLEGCPYVLPSPNDPAKHLTFGEHYGGWCRTLKAASVPHVGTHGIRHRSTTDIANSGVPTKVGMKLTGHKTVAMFMHYVHTEDKPVREAAELVASRRQAITGARQLAEAVA
- a CDS encoding ATP-binding protein; the encoded protein is MIVCINRLKQFGIFSDFNGTKIQKFGRYNLVYGWNGTGKSTLSNLFSCFELRSMVPRFSTGQFSVVLEDGSTITESTLHSSQLNIHVFNQRFVHENIDWDKSVKSILLIAKEKIDDLQKLEKLKSELQSKKKAHDDKQSDIKKQREALEKFLTNAAKKMKLGLQAIDTSDSYYLNYDRRKLFNFIQNNGETIIKAESVLPDERVIDLTNAAKPDQLPSIAFASTAIEPDYFKKAAGRIRDLIGTTAVNQAIQRLTDNPEIREWVQAGLEIHKNHDSQSCEFCGSPFAQLRAEALAAHFSKEFTEFQSRLQNAATWIESQGAPANQFPASTEFYKELSAEAEKLQKDYATAAEKIDQQIDAWREALKAKITDPGKTDIQISDVVEDDVTNFNDILKSIVALVGKHNNKTSNFKSETSKSKVALELHFAAAEVQEFDYAGSEKKCNDLESEAKNDHKEIEKISLEVGAIEAALSNETVGAKEFNDILHRFIGRSELCLNFNQKKKGYEIIRNGVGEHDGNLSEGEKTAIAFVYFITKLKENGNNIKDTIVVVDDPVSSFDSNHLFHAYSFLRTQCTEAKQLFVLTHNFTYFKLVRDWFTGTNRNRVKKGNAENCFFYRLDAPPGSPRHSLLVDADDSLKNYGSEYHYIFKKLYEYRAHTTLNRDEAFLTANLARKLVESFFTFKYPRRRSDISQLMEAGLKDCTITTPELKEKIYRFINKYSHSDVIEITEESAENLAGESHSVIGNIFQWLEEVDKKHYDEMIQVATA
- a CDS encoding PDDEXK nuclease domain-containing protein, which gives rise to MNGRRPSAASLAAPAALLGDIRALIEAARLRAASTVNSELTMLYWRIGQRIHTQVLDRRRGAYGKEVLPTLAAQLVEEYGSSFAEQNLRRMVQFAATFPDERILVSLIRELSWTHFIALMPLKDPLQRDYYAQMASTQRWSVRTLRERIDSMLYERTALSQKPEETIAQELATLRDAQRMSPALVMRDPYILDFLGLRDTWQEGDLEAAIIREMESFLLELGAGFSFVARQKRIPIDDEDFHLDLLFYNRKLRRLVAVELKVGDFKAAYKGQMELYLRWLDKHEREPEEASPLGIILCTGKKREQIELLELDKSGIHVAEYLTALPPRGVLVERLQQATQRAQLQIEQRKTDNE
- a CDS encoding amino acid permease; this translates as MSGQNMHSGELKRGLKNRHIQLIALGGAIGTGLFLGSAGVMKSAGPSMILGYAICGFIAFMIMRQLGEMIVEEPVAGSFSHFAHTYWGGFAGFLSGWNCWVLYILVGMSELSAVGKYVHYWWPEIPTWVTAAAFFVLINAINLMNVKFFGEAEFWFAIIKVVAIVSMIGLGAYLLTSGSGGPEATVANLWTHGGFFPNGVSGLVMALAFIMFSFGGLEMLGFTAAEADKPKTVIPKAINQVIYRILIFYVGALVVLLSLTPWDNLVASIDASGGSYGSSPFVQVFSLLGSDVAANLLNFVVLTAALSVYNSGTYCNARMLLGMAEQGDAPASLAKVDKRGVPVRSILVSAAVTFVAVLLNYLMPQNALELLMSLVVATLVINWAMISYSHLKFRQHLDRTGQKPLFKALWYPYGNYVVLAFVVLILGIMLMIPGIQVSVYAIPVWLLAMLVVYMVKSRRQVNAGGAVETVAK
- the scpB gene encoding SMC-Scp complex subunit ScpB, which produces MNLNEPRDLASLIEAFLLASGKPQSLERLYELFEEAERPEPKVFRLALEVLGKSCDGRAFELKEVASGYRLQIREDYAPWVGRLWEERPQRYSRALLETLALIAYRQPITRGEIEDVRGVAVNSNIIKTMMEREWIRVVGYREVPGRPAMFATTKAFLDHFNLKSLEDLPALAELREMEPAPQLDPDDAPVPAHLQALADASLGDEEVGEPKEETSFRSLLVELDAMEDGLKTDFDDLRGEEPEPPVEEEIKAQP
- the rluB gene encoding 23S rRNA pseudouridine(2605) synthase RluB, whose translation is MSEQDLKETEITPPSGEKLQKVLARIGVGSRRDVEAWISQGRIKVNGVEATLGQRVDLHDAIAVDGKLIKREEAAEATRRVIMYNKPDGEICTRDDPEGRPTVFDRLPRPKEGRWINIGRLDINTTGLLLFTTDGELANRLMHPSYEMDREYAVRVRGEVDDEMIERLKAGVMLEDGPAKFTDIQKAPGGEGFNHWYHCVVMEGRNREVRRLWESQGMVVSRLKRVRFGPVFLNSDLPMGRWREMTQGEIDILAAEVGLQPVALPAMKLKAKDKMERLQRKSTRPLGRGERVRNLRPAHEGAATGERPARQPREEAPRKPTRGSTVAERPSEMRKRPGKPDGDKPAGRGRGKPRG